A region of Rhodospirillales bacterium DNA encodes the following proteins:
- a CDS encoding branched-chain amino acid ABC transporter permease, whose product MPTAQLLLNALALGAAYALVALGFVLALNAAGAVNFAHGDAVMLGGVAAVVIASLCAAAGLRMPGIALLPLVVVASGALGLLIAALGYWPLRDRPPASMFVATIALAAVFEQSATAFFGPEPRTAPPVWDGAPFTVAGVALGRQPLAVVAVAAVALGGVWLLLERTQTGRRLRAVAQDREMARALGIGATRLILGAFALAGALAGLAGALLGHQFLVLSTQGPGYMLKAYIAAALGGWGSVPGALLAALLIALFETLVSAALSAVWAQAALYVVVLAILLLRPRGLFGEAVGRRA is encoded by the coding sequence ATGCCGACGGCGCAGCTCCTGCTCAACGCGCTCGCGCTCGGCGCCGCCTACGCGCTGGTGGCGCTGGGCTTCGTGCTGGCGCTCAACGCCGCCGGCGCCGTCAATTTCGCGCATGGCGACGCGGTCATGCTGGGCGGCGTCGCGGCCGTGGTCATCGCCTCGCTCTGCGCCGCCGCCGGCCTGCGGATGCCGGGGATCGCGCTGCTGCCGCTGGTCGTGGTCGCGTCAGGCGCGCTCGGCCTGCTGATCGCGGCGCTCGGCTACTGGCCGCTGCGCGACCGGCCGCCGGCCTCGATGTTCGTCGCCACCATTGCGCTCGCCGCCGTGTTCGAGCAATCCGCCACGGCGTTCTTCGGCCCCGAGCCGCGCACCGCGCCGCCGGTGTGGGACGGCGCGCCGTTCACCGTCGCCGGCGTCGCGCTCGGCCGCCAGCCGCTGGCGGTGGTGGCCGTCGCGGCGGTCGCGCTGGGCGGCGTCTGGCTGCTTCTGGAGCGCACGCAGACCGGCCGCCGGCTGCGCGCGGTGGCGCAGGACCGCGAGATGGCGCGGGCGCTGGGCATCGGCGCGACGCGGCTGATCCTCGGCGCCTTCGCGCTGGCGGGCGCGCTGGCCGGGCTGGCCGGCGCGCTGCTCGGCCACCAGTTCCTCGTGCTCTCGACGCAGGGGCCGGGCTACATGCTCAAAGCCTACATCGCGGCCGCGCTGGGCGGCTGGGGCAGCGTGCCCGGCGCGCTGCTGGCGGCGCTGCTGATCGCGTTGTTCGAGACCTTGGTGTCGGCCGCGCTGTCGGCGGTGTGGGCCCAGGCGGCGCTCTACGTCGTGGTGCTGGCGATCCTGCTGCTGCGGCCGCGGGGGCTGTTCGGCGAAGCCGTCGGCCGGCGCGCGTGA
- a CDS encoding OmpA family protein, translated as MFWNIGAKAGLDWEVAPLFHIAAGYKVEWMDGVYYDWLTPNVGVGSPRGRSGQLIHGPFVRLAYNWGAPPMGAAPMQPPPPAGKKSYIVFFDFDRALITPTAATTIKQAAADAKAGKSTRLDVTGHADKSGGDAYNMALSLRRANAVKDQLVREGIPANQIAVVGRGESMPLVQTADGVREPQNRRVEIVLN; from the coding sequence ATGTTCTGGAACATCGGCGCCAAGGCCGGCCTCGACTGGGAGGTCGCGCCGCTGTTCCACATCGCCGCCGGGTACAAGGTCGAGTGGATGGACGGCGTCTACTACGACTGGCTGACGCCGAACGTGGGCGTTGGCAGCCCGCGGGGCCGTTCCGGCCAGTTGATCCACGGCCCGTTCGTGCGTCTGGCCTACAACTGGGGCGCGCCGCCGATGGGCGCGGCGCCGATGCAGCCGCCGCCGCCCGCCGGCAAGAAGAGCTACATCGTGTTCTTCGACTTCGACCGGGCGCTGATCACGCCGACGGCCGCGACGACGATCAAGCAGGCGGCGGCGGACGCCAAGGCCGGCAAGTCGACGCGCCTGGACGTGACGGGCCACGCCGACAAGTCGGGTGGCGACGCCTACAACATGGCGCTGTCGCTGCGTCGTGCGAACGCGGTGAAGGACCAGCTGGTGCGCGAGGGCATCCCGGCGAACCAGATCGCGGTGGTGGGCCGTGGCGAGTCGATGCCGCTGGTGCAGACCGCCGACGGCGTCCGCGAGCCGCAGAACCGCCGCGTCGAGATCGTCCTGAACTAG
- a CDS encoding COX15/CtaA family protein, with translation MPDARPIRRWLAVVAAMVFAMVVIGALTRLTESGLSMVDWRPVTGWLPPLTDTAWQAELAKYAASPQGRLVNHGITVEQFKGIFWLEYFHRLWGRLIGLAYGLPLLWFMLRRGIPPGLTPHLLGLLALGGLQGLMGWLMVASGLIDRPSVSHYRLAAHLALAAILYAWLMALVFRLAPARTARPAGPGDGRVLRLTFAVIGLLAATMVWGAFVAGLRAGQVHTTFPTMSGYWLPPGLIDTQPAWLSFVGTQTGTQFVHRLLAAATLIACLALWWRARRDDVGAGAWPAANMTGAMVALQFALGVATILSGAQIALATLHQAGAFLLLTALTLLACRLAPPRR, from the coding sequence ATGCCCGACGCGCGCCCGATCCGGCGCTGGTTGGCGGTGGTCGCGGCCATGGTCTTCGCCATGGTGGTGATCGGCGCGCTCACCCGGTTGACCGAATCCGGACTCTCGATGGTCGATTGGCGGCCGGTGACGGGCTGGCTACCACCCCTGACGGATACCGCTTGGCAGGCCGAGCTCGCGAAATACGCCGCGTCGCCGCAGGGGCGGCTGGTCAACCACGGCATCACCGTGGAGCAGTTCAAGGGCATCTTCTGGCTGGAGTACTTCCACCGCCTATGGGGCCGGCTGATCGGGCTGGCCTACGGGCTGCCGTTGCTGTGGTTCATGTTGCGTCGCGGCATACCGCCCGGCCTGACGCCGCATCTCCTCGGTCTGCTGGCGCTGGGCGGCCTGCAAGGCCTGATGGGCTGGCTGATGGTCGCCAGCGGTTTGATCGACCGGCCGTCGGTGAGCCACTACCGGCTGGCCGCGCATCTGGCGCTGGCGGCCATCCTCTACGCTTGGCTGATGGCCTTGGTGTTCCGCTTGGCTCCGGCCCGGACCGCGCGACCGGCCGGACCGGGCGACGGTCGCGTGCTGCGTCTCACCTTCGCGGTCATCGGGTTGCTCGCCGCGACCATGGTCTGGGGCGCCTTCGTCGCCGGCCTGCGCGCCGGCCAGGTGCACACCACCTTCCCGACCATGTCCGGCTACTGGCTACCGCCGGGACTCATCGACACGCAGCCGGCGTGGCTGAGCTTCGTCGGGACGCAGACCGGCACGCAGTTCGTCCACCGCCTGCTGGCGGCCGCGACCTTGATCGCGTGTCTGGCGCTGTGGTGGCGCGCGCGCCGCGACGATGTCGGCGCCGGCGCGTGGCCGGCCGCCAACATGACCGGCGCGATGGTGGCGCTGCAGTTCGCGCTGGGCGTGGCGACCATCCTCAGCGGCGCGCAGATCGCGCTGGCGACGCTGCACCAGGCCGGCGCCTTCCTGTTGTTGACCGCGCTGACGCTGCTCGCCTGCCGTCTCGCACCGCCACGGCGGTAG
- a CDS encoding RDD family protein produces the protein MAPAGFWIRFIAALVDGIIIGIPMMILMAILFGGSFGAIMSASTTNDEAAIAAAAAGAAGAFLIFIPIAIIIGWLYEALMLSSAAGATLGKRMVGVKVLKGDGTRLSFGRATGRHFAKAIVTPMIPFAIGYIMAGFTERKRALHDMIGDTMVVKS, from the coding sequence ATGGCGCCGGCCGGCTTCTGGATCCGTTTCATCGCCGCCCTCGTCGACGGCATCATCATCGGAATCCCGATGATGATCCTGATGGCGATCCTGTTCGGCGGCTCGTTCGGCGCCATCATGAGCGCCAGCACGACCAACGACGAGGCCGCGATCGCCGCGGCGGCGGCCGGCGCCGCCGGCGCCTTCCTGATCTTCATCCCGATCGCGATCATCATCGGCTGGCTCTACGAGGCGCTGATGCTGAGCTCGGCCGCCGGCGCGACGCTCGGCAAGCGCATGGTCGGCGTGAAAGTGCTGAAGGGCGACGGCACGCGGCTGTCGTTCGGCCGCGCCACCGGCCGCCACTTCGCCAAGGCGATCGTGACGCCGATGATCCCGTTCGCGATCGGCTACATCATGGCCGGGTTCACCGAGCGCAAGCGCGCGCTGCACGACATGATCGGCGACACGATGGTCGTGAAGAGCTGA
- a CDS encoding RDD family protein → MSNVPATAPAPFIAARYGGFWRRLIALVVDNFIVAILVGLALEAFGRSLLAPGLSLDDPAKRAETLAYLGRNTPIALLTVWLYEALMLSFGPQATVGKWLVGLKVVGVDGARLSFGRATLRLLVKAVGHALLGIGSAISALMLLFSYRKRAIHDRIAGTLVVRR, encoded by the coding sequence ATGTCGAACGTCCCCGCCACGGCGCCGGCGCCGTTCATCGCGGCGCGCTACGGCGGCTTCTGGCGCCGTCTCATCGCGCTGGTCGTCGACAACTTCATCGTCGCGATCCTGGTCGGGCTGGCGCTGGAGGCGTTCGGCCGCTCGCTGCTGGCACCCGGCCTGTCGCTCGACGATCCGGCGAAGCGCGCCGAGACGCTGGCCTATCTCGGACGCAACACGCCGATCGCGCTGCTGACGGTGTGGCTGTACGAGGCGTTGATGCTCAGCTTCGGGCCGCAGGCGACGGTCGGCAAATGGCTGGTCGGGCTGAAGGTGGTCGGTGTCGACGGCGCGCGGCTGAGCTTCGGCCGCGCCACGCTGCGGCTGCTGGTCAAGGCGGTCGGCCACGCGCTGCTCGGGATCGGCAGCGCGATCTCGGCGTTGATGCTACTGTTCTCGTACCGCAAACGCGCCATCCACGACCGCATCGCCGGCACGCTGGTGGTGCGGCGCTGA
- a CDS encoding TIGR00266 family protein — protein MDIVDYKIHGQEMQYVEVELDPGEAAVGEAGSMMYMDAGIAMEAVFGDGRRADAPGAGGGFMGKLMGAGKRLLTGESLFTTVYSNPTPQKRKVAFAAPYPGAILPMDLRTLGGTLICQKDAFLCAARGVSLGIFFQRKIGVGFFGGEGFIMQKLEGDGLAFVHCSGTVMTRELQPGETLFVDTGCLVAMTPQTQFDIQYVGNIKTALFGGEGIFFARVTGPGTVWLQSLPFSRLASRIFAAAPQRGGGGKEEGSVLGGLGRVFDGDNS, from the coding sequence ATGGACATCGTGGACTACAAGATCCACGGCCAGGAGATGCAGTACGTCGAGGTCGAGCTCGATCCCGGCGAGGCCGCGGTCGGCGAAGCCGGCAGCATGATGTACATGGACGCCGGCATCGCCATGGAGGCGGTGTTCGGCGACGGCCGGCGGGCCGACGCGCCGGGCGCCGGCGGCGGTTTCATGGGCAAGCTGATGGGCGCCGGCAAGCGGCTGCTGACCGGCGAGTCGCTGTTCACCACGGTCTACAGCAACCCGACGCCGCAGAAGCGCAAGGTGGCGTTCGCGGCGCCCTATCCCGGCGCCATCCTGCCGATGGACCTGCGCACGCTGGGCGGCACGCTGATCTGCCAGAAGGACGCGTTCCTGTGCGCCGCCCGCGGCGTGTCGCTGGGCATCTTCTTCCAGCGCAAGATCGGCGTCGGCTTCTTCGGCGGCGAGGGCTTCATCATGCAGAAGCTCGAGGGCGACGGGCTGGCCTTCGTGCACTGCAGCGGCACGGTGATGACGCGCGAGCTCCAGCCCGGCGAGACGCTGTTCGTCGACACCGGCTGCCTCGTGGCGATGACGCCGCAGACGCAGTTCGACATCCAGTACGTCGGCAACATCAAGACCGCGCTGTTCGGCGGCGAGGGCATCTTCTTCGCCCGGGTCACCGGTCCCGGCACGGTGTGGCTGCAGAGCCTGCCGTTCTCGCGCCTGGCGTCGCGCATTTTCGCGGCCGCGCCGCAGCGCGGTGGCGGCGGCAAGGAGGAAGGCAGCGTGCTCGGCGGCCTCGGCCGCGTGTTCGACGGCGACAACAGTTGA
- a CDS encoding shikimate dehydrogenase, with protein MTAGVEARPLLLGLLGSPIKHSAAPAMHRAAGDATGFRVHYQLIDVPGADATRLRALLDAVRAFGFGGMNVTFPYKAAVLPFLDALAPGIDAMGAVNTIVASDGRLTGHNTDSTGFGRAFDEVVGGALDRPVALIGAGGVGRAAAFALAARGVVELRVLDSDRASAEALAVSLAGRARVVVARDAADALDGAAGLINGTPIGMLPNRDLPLPAGLLRPGLWVADAVYNPLWTPLLLAARDRGCRVMTGRELCVHQACDAFALFSGATPPYAAVAAAFDAVIAARG; from the coding sequence ATGACCGCCGGCGTCGAGGCGCGGCCCCTGCTGCTCGGCCTGCTGGGCTCCCCGATCAAGCATTCGGCGGCGCCGGCGATGCACCGCGCCGCCGGCGACGCGACCGGCTTCCGCGTGCACTACCAGCTGATCGACGTGCCCGGCGCCGACGCGACGCGCCTGCGCGCCCTGCTCGACGCCGTGCGCGCCTTCGGCTTCGGCGGCATGAACGTGACGTTCCCCTACAAGGCCGCCGTGCTGCCGTTCCTCGACGCGCTGGCGCCGGGCATCGACGCGATGGGCGCGGTCAACACGATCGTCGCCAGCGACGGCCGTCTGACCGGGCACAACACCGACTCGACCGGCTTCGGCCGCGCCTTCGACGAGGTGGTCGGCGGCGCGCTCGACCGGCCCGTGGCGCTGATCGGCGCCGGCGGCGTCGGCCGCGCCGCCGCCTTCGCGCTGGCGGCGCGCGGCGTCGTCGAGCTGCGCGTGCTCGACAGCGACCGCGCCAGCGCCGAGGCGCTGGCGGTGTCGCTGGCCGGCCGCGCGCGGGTCGTGGTCGCCCGCGACGCCGCCGACGCGCTCGACGGCGCCGCCGGCCTGATCAACGGCACGCCGATCGGGATGCTGCCGAACCGCGACCTGCCGCTGCCGGCGGGCCTGCTGCGGCCCGGCCTCTGGGTCGCGGACGCGGTCTACAACCCGCTATGGACGCCGCTGCTGCTCGCCGCGCGCGACCGCGGCTGCCGGGTGATGACGGGACGCGAGCTGTGCGTGCACCAGGCGTGCGACGCCTTCGCGCTGTTCTCCGGCGCGACGCCGCCCTACGCCGCCGTCGCGGCGGCGTTCGACGCGGTGATCGCGGCGCGGGGCTGA